From the Sinorhizobium garamanticum genome, one window contains:
- a CDS encoding SDR family oxidoreductase: MSNIQGKVIAITGASSGIGEATARVLAAAGAHVLIGARRADRLERLAEGIAAAGGSVRVRRLDVTSRTDVEAFARHAWSEFGRLDVIVNNAGVMPLSPMAALKVDEWDRMVDVNIKGVLYCIAAALPMMSEQGSGQIVNLSSIGGHSVSPTAAVYCATKFAVCAISDGLRQETDKIRVTVISPGTTTSELADTITDPTARDAMKAWRAITISPEAVANAILYAVSQPEDVDVSEIIIRPTASPH, translated from the coding sequence ATGTCGAATATTCAAGGTAAAGTCATCGCGATCACGGGAGCCAGCAGCGGTATCGGCGAGGCCACGGCGCGTGTTCTCGCGGCCGCGGGAGCCCATGTGCTGATCGGTGCCCGGCGGGCGGATCGGCTGGAGCGTCTCGCCGAGGGGATTGCTGCTGCCGGCGGCTCCGTTCGCGTCAGAAGACTGGACGTGACCAGCCGAACGGATGTGGAGGCCTTTGCGCGTCACGCCTGGTCAGAGTTTGGCCGTCTCGACGTCATCGTCAACAACGCGGGCGTCATGCCGTTGTCGCCAATGGCCGCGCTCAAGGTCGACGAGTGGGACCGCATGGTTGACGTCAATATCAAAGGCGTCCTCTACTGCATTGCAGCGGCACTGCCGATGATGAGCGAGCAGGGGAGCGGGCAGATCGTCAATCTGTCATCGATCGGCGGTCACAGTGTTTCGCCGACCGCCGCGGTCTATTGCGCCACCAAGTTCGCCGTCTGCGCCATTTCCGATGGCTTGCGGCAGGAGACCGACAAAATCCGCGTCACCGTCATCTCGCCCGGAACCACGACGTCCGAGCTAGCCGATACCATTACCGACCCGACCGCCCGCGACGCGATGAAGGCCTGGCGCGCGATCACGATCAGTCCCGAAGCGGTCGCCAACGCTATCCTTTACGCGGTCAGCCAGCCGGAAGACGTCGATGTCAGCGAGATCATTATCCGACCGACGGCTAGCCCCCACTGA
- a CDS encoding Atu4866 domain-containing protein produces the protein MSTSFSKSLALGPAITFVATCGSASSASGETRIHDSSPHQHTQQQATAPHPYVGMWVTDDGYVRHELLANGRYNEARGNRQSAYQGRYEVFGNHIEYWDDTGFTADGDFVDENTLHHGGMILRRR, from the coding sequence ATGTCCACTTCCTTTTCCAAAAGCCTGGCGCTCGGCCCGGCCATCACCTTTGTTGCGACCTGCGGATCGGCGAGTTCCGCCTCCGGTGAAACCCGGATCCACGATTCGTCACCGCATCAACACACGCAACAGCAAGCAACGGCACCGCATCCCTATGTCGGGATGTGGGTGACGGACGACGGGTATGTCCGGCACGAGCTTCTCGCCAATGGACGCTACAACGAAGCCCGCGGTAACCGGCAGAGCGCCTACCAGGGGCGCTACGAGGTGTTCGGCAATCATATCGAATATTGGGACGACACCGGTTTTACCGCCGACGGCGATTTTGTGGACGAGAACACGCTCCACCACGGCGGCATGATCCTTCGCCGCCGATGA
- a CDS encoding LysR family transcriptional regulator, with protein sequence MADDFEGISVFLAVAEARNFRVASERLGVTRSAVSQALQRLEDRIGVALVQRTTRSVRLTEAGELFYETVRLSAAQVSAAVQAVREVEAHPSGRLRIAVSSIAESFLSGRLLAGFIEGFPDVRLDLTITDDEFDIVEAGFDAGVRLGEVIEQDMIALPVSTEQRQCAVASPGYIERHGSPSHPRDLPLHVCVGWRPRPDVAPYRWEFTQDGRDFDVSVDPAVTTNDMGVMIRMARAGAGITFGMRETFQPYIERGELVPLLEAYCPPFAGFYLYYPTRHRQPLKLRALVEYIRKSRKT encoded by the coding sequence ATGGCCGATGATTTCGAAGGCATCTCAGTGTTTCTGGCGGTAGCCGAAGCGCGCAACTTCCGCGTTGCGAGCGAGCGGCTCGGCGTCACCCGCTCGGCGGTGAGCCAAGCACTTCAGCGCCTGGAAGATCGCATCGGCGTAGCTCTTGTGCAGCGCACGACGCGCAGCGTCAGGCTGACGGAAGCAGGCGAACTTTTCTACGAGACCGTGCGCCTATCCGCCGCCCAGGTAAGCGCGGCGGTGCAGGCGGTGCGGGAGGTCGAAGCCCATCCGAGCGGGCGCTTGCGGATCGCCGTTTCATCGATCGCCGAGAGCTTCCTTTCCGGCAGGTTGCTCGCGGGCTTTATCGAGGGCTTTCCGGATGTGAGGCTGGACCTGACGATCACGGACGACGAGTTCGACATTGTCGAGGCCGGCTTCGATGCGGGCGTACGGCTTGGCGAAGTGATCGAGCAGGACATGATCGCGCTGCCGGTATCGACGGAGCAAAGACAATGCGCCGTCGCCTCCCCCGGATATATCGAACGACACGGCAGCCCCAGCCATCCGCGCGACCTTCCGTTGCATGTCTGCGTCGGCTGGCGGCCGCGCCCGGACGTCGCGCCCTACCGCTGGGAATTCACGCAGGATGGTCGGGACTTCGATGTCTCAGTGGATCCGGCCGTGACGACCAATGACATGGGAGTGATGATCCGTATGGCCAGGGCCGGGGCAGGCATCACGTTTGGGATGCGGGAGACGTTCCAGCCCTATATCGAGCGCGGCGAGCTCGTGCCGCTGCTCGAAGCCTACTGTCCTCCGTTTGCCGGCTTCTACCTCTACTATCCCACGCGTCACCGGCAGCCGCTGAAGCTCCGCGCGTTGGTCGAATACATTCGGAAATCGCGAAAGACTTGA
- a CDS encoding EAL domain-containing protein, which produces MDLEKFSSVVRHVTQAMQHGRIGFSLQQINSVDDPSEVLYSECLGRLVEPDGTIRTCGEFIAFLEASGRAPAFDRHVVDLAFEWLARHPSAALGCNISAENIADIQSWATLYDLLYKHRAMAPRLVLEITESLPIATLSAAADLLQSVRELGYKIAIDDFGTGYSTPETLLALPVDIVKIDGFFVQRRGDKAERFLRHMVGLASCAASTVIVEGIETYAQLEAAKTAGATHVQGFLLSEPTLPPVHCGQVSRHAVATKWMM; this is translated from the coding sequence ATGGACCTGGAGAAATTCAGCAGCGTCGTCCGACATGTGACACAGGCGATGCAACATGGACGGATCGGTTTTTCCCTCCAGCAAATCAACTCGGTCGACGACCCAAGCGAAGTTCTCTATTCGGAATGCCTGGGAAGGCTCGTCGAACCCGACGGCACAATCAGGACCTGTGGCGAGTTCATAGCCTTTCTCGAAGCGTCGGGGCGTGCTCCCGCTTTTGACCGGCATGTGGTTGACCTCGCATTCGAGTGGTTGGCTCGCCATCCATCGGCTGCTTTGGGGTGCAACATCTCGGCAGAAAATATCGCCGACATACAAAGCTGGGCCACTCTTTACGATCTGCTTTACAAGCACAGGGCGATGGCGCCACGCCTGGTTCTCGAAATAACGGAAAGCCTGCCGATTGCGACGCTCTCCGCCGCCGCTGACTTGCTTCAGAGCGTTCGCGAACTGGGATACAAAATCGCGATAGACGACTTCGGCACCGGCTACTCGACGCCCGAAACGCTTCTGGCCCTTCCCGTCGATATCGTGAAGATCGACGGCTTTTTCGTACAGCGCCGCGGCGATAAAGCAGAGCGGTTCCTTCGGCACATGGTCGGCCTGGCATCCTGCGCGGCATCCACCGTGATTGTCGAAGGCATTGAGACCTATGCCCAGTTGGAGGCTGCAAAAACAGCCGGGGCGACACATGTGCAGGGGTTTCTTTTGTCCGAGCCAACCCTGCCGCCCGTCCATTGCGGACAGGTGAGTCGGCACGCGGTAGCTACCAAATGGATGATGTGA
- a CDS encoding sensor histidine kinase, producing the protein MSSHFAERITPRFPLRASDLIKRWNAQPLARQFLLIGGIVAASAMLVVGAFVTSLIEGAVTRNSAATTALYVDSVIAPLLPDMQTTQVLDDTVARALDETLGQGALGNRLLAFRLWRSDGTILYSNEENMVGRRFELGDELRTAFSGEMVAQFKPADDTADETNQSASKPLLEIYNPVLQPWSGEVVAVSEFHEVAHDFELSLSQARVLTWLAVAGFTLAFFIMLSAIVMRGSRTIEKQRHALRQRVDELSALLSQNEALRGRLQQASQRATALNENMLRRIGADLHDGPAQLVAFASLRLDSNKLVSASTSAEVREREITTIKSSLDEAMREIRTICSGLVLPQIETASLPELLERVVRAHEERTGSTVDLSLSDPPERLSPSAKICIYRFVQETLNNAYRHGGGVAQRVVQSTEGDRVCIAVADGGAGFDPNDIRPTSLGLAGLRERIESLGGTFEIDGAGPGTIVRMSLGIEEIGQA; encoded by the coding sequence ATGTCCAGCCACTTTGCTGAGCGTATAACTCCGAGATTCCCCTTGCGTGCCAGTGACCTGATCAAACGATGGAACGCGCAGCCACTGGCGAGGCAGTTCCTGCTGATCGGCGGGATCGTTGCAGCGTCCGCCATGCTGGTGGTGGGCGCTTTCGTCACCAGCCTCATTGAAGGCGCCGTCACCCGAAACTCGGCAGCGACGACTGCACTATACGTCGACAGCGTGATCGCGCCGCTCTTACCCGACATGCAGACGACGCAAGTTCTCGACGACACGGTTGCGCGCGCGCTCGACGAGACGCTTGGACAAGGGGCTCTAGGAAACCGGTTGCTGGCATTTCGCCTGTGGCGCTCGGACGGCACGATTCTCTACTCCAACGAAGAGAACATGGTCGGACGGCGTTTCGAGCTCGGCGATGAGTTGAGAACCGCATTCAGCGGCGAGATGGTGGCTCAGTTCAAGCCGGCCGACGATACCGCGGACGAGACGAACCAGAGTGCGAGCAAACCGCTGCTCGAGATCTACAATCCCGTACTTCAGCCGTGGTCCGGAGAGGTCGTCGCCGTTTCGGAATTCCATGAAGTTGCCCATGACTTCGAGCTCAGCTTGAGCCAGGCCCGCGTTCTCACGTGGCTTGCCGTCGCGGGTTTCACGCTTGCCTTCTTCATCATGCTCTCGGCAATCGTCATGCGCGGCAGCAGAACCATCGAAAAGCAGCGCCATGCCCTGCGCCAACGCGTAGACGAGCTTTCGGCGTTGCTTTCGCAGAACGAGGCTCTGCGCGGGCGCTTGCAGCAGGCTTCGCAACGCGCAACAGCGTTGAACGAGAACATGCTGCGCAGGATCGGTGCCGACTTGCATGACGGCCCGGCACAGCTCGTCGCCTTCGCCTCGTTGCGGCTGGACAGCAACAAATTGGTCAGCGCATCGACTTCGGCGGAGGTGCGGGAACGGGAAATCACGACCATCAAGTCAAGCCTCGACGAGGCGATGCGCGAGATCAGAACGATATGCAGCGGACTGGTCCTGCCGCAGATCGAGACGGCCAGCCTGCCCGAACTCCTGGAGCGCGTCGTTCGCGCCCATGAAGAACGAACCGGATCGACTGTCGATCTGTCGCTGTCCGATCCGCCCGAACGCCTTTCTCCCTCCGCAAAGATATGCATATACCGCTTCGTGCAGGAAACGCTCAACAATGCTTACCGCCACGGTGGCGGTGTCGCGCAGCGTGTGGTGCAGAGCACGGAAGGCGACAGGGTCTGCATCGCGGTTGCCGACGGCGGAGCGGGTTTTGACCCCAATGACATCCGACCGACAAGCCTCGGTCTTGCCGGGCTGAGGGAACGGATAGAGAGTCTGGGCGGTACATTTGAAATCGACGGTGCCGGCCCCGGCACGATTGTTAGGATGTCACTCGGCATCGAGGAGATTGGACAGGCATGA
- a CDS encoding LuxR C-terminal-related transcriptional regulator: MTAAIRVAVIDDHPLFREGVTRSLSEIDGFEIVAEGSSCDDALRIAANLSPDVMLLDISMPGGGLNAIPLILELVPRQKIVMLTVSEAGDDVTAALNGGAKGYVLKGIGSRALADVIRTVASGESYVAPTLSAKLLSNPSPATASKSDLIAELTAREQEVLHLVASGMSNKQVARKLDLQEKTVKHHMTQIMTKLGAANRTEAAMVLRDAIDGRPG, translated from the coding sequence ATGACTGCAGCGATACGCGTGGCGGTAATCGACGATCACCCTCTGTTCAGAGAGGGCGTGACGAGAAGTCTTTCGGAGATCGACGGTTTTGAGATCGTTGCGGAGGGAAGCTCGTGCGACGACGCGTTGAGGATCGCCGCGAACCTGTCTCCAGACGTCATGCTGCTGGACATCTCCATGCCGGGAGGTGGACTGAACGCGATTCCGCTTATTCTTGAATTGGTACCGCGACAGAAGATCGTGATGCTCACCGTGTCCGAGGCCGGTGACGACGTCACCGCTGCTCTCAATGGCGGCGCCAAAGGTTATGTCCTGAAGGGGATCGGATCGAGGGCGCTGGCCGACGTCATACGGACGGTCGCCTCCGGCGAGAGCTATGTCGCACCGACACTCTCTGCCAAGTTGCTCTCGAACCCTTCGCCGGCCACGGCGAGCAAATCCGACCTCATCGCGGAACTGACCGCTCGGGAGCAAGAGGTTCTACATCTCGTGGCCTCCGGCATGAGCAACAAGCAGGTCGCAAGAAAGCTCGATCTCCAGGAGAAGACCGTCAAGCACCACATGACGCAGATCATGACGAAACTTGGCGCCGCCAACCGGACGGAAGCGGCGATGGTGCTGCGCGACGCAATCGACGGTCGCCCCGGTTAA
- a CDS encoding redox-sensitive transcriptional activator SoxR: MVASERAGSGHRRYHRSVLRRITFIVFVQDIGLTLGRIGTEVAKLPADRVPSRRDWSRASGQSVDELQRLRSGLTECIGCGCLSIERCSLANPADAAGRKGRRPQAFPARQAVRSRAMSSATRQLL, encoded by the coding sequence CTGGTCGCGTCCGAGCGGGCCGGCTCGGGACATAGGCGCTATCACCGGTCCGTGCTGCGCCGGATCACCTTCATCGTCTTTGTGCAGGACATTGGGCTGACGCTTGGGCGGATCGGCACCGAGGTCGCCAAGTTGCCGGCCGATCGCGTGCCGTCGCGTCGGGATTGGTCGCGGGCGAGCGGGCAAAGCGTCGACGAGTTGCAGCGCCTGCGGTCCGGGCTTACCGAGTGCATCGGTTGCGGCTGCCTGTCTATCGAACGATGTAGCCTGGCGAACCCTGCCGATGCGGCAGGACGCAAGGGCCGGAGGCCGCAGGCTTTCCCTGCTCGGCAAGCGGTTCGGAGTCGCGCCATGTCGTCAGCGACGCGCCAATTGTTGTAA
- a CDS encoding tyrosine-type recombinase/integrase → MPQLFFTDLSTLHRSVTIEGVAHELSKEEIAAADNIGLVEGMPFILRQDGTYDHNVNRFLRSCPTMGVRSLNSLRAYARDIVVWMRFLEERRDGKSVWAADRDDIAAFHEARRLSEPPFRISASSWNRMIAALDKLYRWAVDERIVATAPFTYRQMWSRSSSSGAVMAVAVNCAKENGARKGDMRFLDLPRYLVFRDVGLRGRLPDGQEDPTWRGRNGERNALFAELLITTGLRLQEASSLLLNELPKLDIQTGDTARSLAFRLAAATAKGSRGRDIRMPIRLIRQLQDYGLIERENALQRRRRRGRIYRMKRSIAVAGYEHRALRLVNGDHAVRVSVDQLSPSERARLVDKATGSPLALWLTEDGQPASMAAWEAVFMRASERCRRFGFEDMHVTPHMLRHSFAVHMLTLLLREQVRWVVSERSAHLGSAYRRMIGDPLLKLQRLMGHSRIESTYIYLDHLADSQEIVDAAVSSFGLDAVSGELVP, encoded by the coding sequence TTGCCACAGCTCTTCTTCACCGACCTTTCCACCCTGCATCGGTCGGTGACGATCGAGGGCGTGGCGCATGAGCTGTCGAAGGAAGAGATAGCGGCCGCGGACAACATCGGGCTTGTCGAGGGGATGCCCTTCATTCTCAGGCAAGACGGAACCTACGACCATAACGTCAACCGCTTCCTGCGATCGTGTCCGACCATGGGCGTACGCTCGCTGAACAGCCTTCGCGCCTATGCGCGAGACATCGTCGTCTGGATGCGCTTTCTCGAGGAGCGACGGGACGGCAAGTCTGTGTGGGCAGCGGACCGTGACGACATTGCCGCTTTCCACGAGGCCCGGCGCCTGTCGGAGCCGCCGTTTCGCATATCGGCTTCGTCCTGGAACCGGATGATTGCGGCACTCGACAAACTCTATCGCTGGGCCGTCGATGAGAGGATCGTCGCAACGGCGCCATTCACCTACAGGCAGATGTGGTCACGCTCCTCTTCTTCGGGAGCGGTTATGGCCGTAGCGGTGAACTGCGCCAAGGAGAATGGGGCGCGCAAGGGCGACATGCGCTTCCTGGATCTGCCGCGCTATTTGGTGTTCCGCGACGTCGGGTTGCGCGGCCGGCTCCCTGACGGGCAGGAAGACCCCACCTGGCGCGGCCGCAATGGCGAGCGCAACGCCCTATTTGCGGAACTGCTGATCACGACCGGTCTGCGACTGCAGGAAGCATCAAGCCTGCTGCTGAACGAGCTGCCAAAGCTGGACATCCAAACAGGCGATACCGCTCGTTCCCTAGCCTTCCGTCTCGCCGCGGCGACGGCAAAGGGGTCGCGCGGCCGGGATATTCGCATGCCCATTCGCCTGATCAGGCAGCTCCAGGACTACGGTTTGATTGAGCGGGAGAATGCTCTTCAGCGTCGTCGGCGGCGCGGTCGCATCTACCGGATGAAGCGATCGATCGCGGTCGCCGGATATGAGCACCGCGCTCTGCGCCTGGTCAACGGCGATCACGCCGTCAGAGTAAGCGTCGATCAACTGAGCCCTTCCGAACGGGCCCGCCTTGTCGACAAAGCCACCGGCTCGCCACTGGCGCTATGGCTGACCGAGGACGGACAGCCGGCTTCGATGGCTGCCTGGGAAGCCGTGTTCATGCGGGCCAGCGAACGATGCCGTCGCTTTGGCTTCGAGGACATGCACGTCACGCCGCACATGCTCCGCCACAGCTTTGCCGTCCACATGCTGACATTGCTTCTGCGCGAGCAGGTCCGTTGGGTGGTCAGCGAACGATCGGCGCATCTCGGCTCCGCCTATCGCCGGATGATCGGCGACCCGCTGCTGAAGCTTCAAAGGCTGATGGGACATAGTCGGATCGAAAGCACCTACATCTATCTCGACCATCTTGCCGACAGTCAGGAGATCGTCGATGCGGCCGTAAGCAGCTTCGGGCTGGACGCGGTGTCCGGGGAACTCGTGCCATGA
- a CDS encoding recombinase family protein, whose translation MGQRAAIYCRVSTADQSCERQERDLTSFAVRARYDVAGIFKETGSGAKLDRAERKKIMALAQARQIDAVLVTELSRWGRSTIDLLNTLRALASWNVSVIATNGITFDLSSPYGRMLTTFLAGIAEFERDLISERVKSGLAAAKARGKKLGRQTGQRPKSDRLAAKVLALVAEGRSYRWIARDLGISKNTVADIVKRSKPVESGQPLPNQVWRDTDGKGPMNWQ comes from the coding sequence TTGGGACAGCGTGCCGCCATCTATTGTCGGGTTTCGACCGCCGACCAGTCATGTGAGAGGCAGGAGCGCGACCTGACATCGTTCGCTGTCCGCGCCCGCTACGACGTGGCGGGAATTTTCAAAGAGACGGGTTCCGGCGCGAAGCTTGATCGTGCTGAACGCAAAAAGATCATGGCGCTCGCCCAGGCCAGACAGATCGATGCCGTCCTGGTGACAGAGCTTTCCCGATGGGGCCGTTCGACCATCGATCTCCTCAACACGCTGCGGGCGCTGGCGAGCTGGAACGTGTCGGTCATCGCCACGAACGGAATAACCTTCGACTTGTCCTCGCCGTACGGCCGGATGCTGACAACCTTCCTTGCCGGCATCGCCGAATTCGAACGCGACCTGATCAGCGAGCGGGTTAAGTCCGGGCTCGCAGCAGCGAAAGCGCGCGGCAAAAAGCTTGGCCGGCAGACCGGGCAGCGGCCCAAATCCGATCGGCTTGCGGCAAAAGTTCTCGCGCTTGTCGCCGAAGGTCGCAGTTACCGCTGGATCGCCCGTGATCTTGGCATCAGCAAGAATACCGTCGCCGATATCGTTAAACGCTCCAAACCCGTCGAAAGCGGACAGCCGCTTCCGAACCAAGTCTGGCGCGATACCGATGGAAAGGGACCGATGAACTGGCAGTGA
- a CDS encoding ParB/RepB/Spo0J family partition protein encodes MAQANQKIILSAARDIPFNKLVLSQQNVRRTKAGVSIEDLAEDIARRGLLSSLNVRPERDSDGKETGFYHIPAGGRRYRALERLVSQNRLAKTAAVPCIISRGETLEVEDSLAENVHRLQLHPLDQFRAFQTLREQGLDEDEIGARFFVSVAAVRQRLRLASVSPRLLELYANDEMKLEQVMAFSITDDHVRQEQVWDTVSRQHSREPYYIRRLLTETAIRATDRRAVYVGVEAYEAAGGVVMRDLFDEDNGGWLQDPALLEQLVVEKLTADAEALKAAEGWKWVEAAFDFPYGYTSLLRRFYGERAEFTEESRARFDQIKAEYEKLDAEYADATEYCPETEQRLEQLGNKLDRLKDRPYVFDPAEVARGGALVSLGADGELKIERGFVRPEDEPQVESVVDGASDADGETGDDVSGSSFVGEAAVNGAPAHKAHIDEGDDDGKLRPLSDRLVEDLTAMRTVALRNALANNPVIAFIAALHVFVLKTFYVYGSDSCLEMTLQSVKFGQTQGLGDTVWAKEIELRHEAWGQDLPKNPNELWDFLIALDDVSREVLFAHCVSLSVNAVVQPWNRRPAAIAHADRLAHSIGFDMVQAGWEPTVDNYLGRVTKAHILEAVREANGEQSSELIDHLKKQDMAREAARLLKGSGWLPEPLRLAVDNIPIGDAITTTDAIIEDDPSEGATVELPAFPTEDVHAEEASPDTHADEHQDIAAAE; translated from the coding sequence ATGGCCCAAGCCAACCAGAAAATCATCCTCAGCGCCGCGCGCGACATCCCCTTCAACAAGCTCGTCTTGTCGCAGCAGAACGTCCGCAGGACCAAGGCTGGCGTTTCGATCGAGGATCTTGCCGAAGACATTGCGCGCCGCGGTCTGCTTTCGAGCCTCAATGTGCGGCCTGAACGCGATTCCGACGGCAAGGAGACCGGTTTCTACCATATTCCGGCCGGCGGCCGGCGCTACCGTGCCTTGGAGCGGCTGGTCAGCCAGAATCGCCTGGCAAAGACGGCCGCCGTTCCCTGCATTATCAGCAGGGGCGAGACGCTCGAGGTCGAGGACTCTCTTGCCGAGAACGTCCATCGCCTGCAACTCCATCCGCTAGACCAATTCCGCGCCTTCCAGACCCTGCGCGAACAGGGGCTGGACGAGGATGAAATCGGCGCCCGGTTCTTCGTCAGCGTCGCGGCTGTCCGGCAGCGCCTGCGGTTGGCTTCCGTCTCGCCGCGGTTGCTCGAGCTCTACGCCAATGACGAAATGAAGCTTGAACAGGTCATGGCTTTCTCGATCACCGATGACCATGTCCGGCAGGAGCAGGTCTGGGATACGGTTTCGCGGCAGCATTCACGCGAGCCTTACTATATCCGCAGGCTGCTCACCGAGACCGCGATCCGGGCGACCGACCGCCGCGCCGTCTATGTCGGCGTCGAAGCCTACGAGGCGGCCGGCGGTGTGGTGATGCGCGACCTATTCGATGAGGACAATGGCGGATGGCTGCAGGACCCGGCGCTGCTCGAACAGCTCGTGGTCGAAAAGCTCACCGCGGACGCCGAGGCCCTCAAGGCCGCCGAAGGTTGGAAATGGGTCGAGGCTGCCTTCGATTTCCCCTACGGATATACCTCTCTTCTTCGCCGCTTCTACGGCGAGCGGGCCGAATTCACCGAAGAGTCACGTGCTCGCTTTGATCAGATCAAGGCGGAATATGAAAAGCTCGATGCCGAATATGCCGACGCGACCGAGTATTGCCCAGAGACCGAACAGCGACTGGAGCAACTCGGAAACAAGCTCGACCGGCTGAAGGACCGGCCCTATGTCTTCGATCCGGCTGAAGTCGCCCGCGGTGGCGCCCTCGTCTCGCTCGGTGCTGATGGTGAGCTCAAGATCGAGCGCGGTTTTGTCCGGCCCGAGGATGAGCCGCAGGTCGAAAGCGTCGTTGATGGTGCGTCGGATGCCGATGGTGAAACCGGTGATGACGTGTCTGGATCGTCATTCGTCGGCGAAGCCGCGGTGAACGGCGCGCCCGCTCACAAGGCACACATCGACGAGGGGGACGACGACGGTAAACTCCGACCGCTCTCCGACCGTCTTGTCGAGGACCTGACGGCGATGCGCACGGTCGCGCTCAGGAACGCGCTGGCGAACAATCCGGTCATTGCTTTTATCGCGGCTCTGCATGTCTTCGTCCTGAAGACCTTCTACGTCTACGGATCGGATTCGTGCCTGGAAATGACGCTGCAGAGCGTGAAGTTCGGCCAGACCCAGGGGCTCGGCGACACGGTCTGGGCGAAGGAGATCGAGCTGCGGCACGAGGCCTGGGGGCAGGATCTTCCGAAAAACCCGAACGAGCTCTGGGACTTCCTGATTGCGCTCGATGACGTCAGCCGCGAGGTGCTCTTCGCCCATTGTGTCTCGCTGTCCGTCAATGCGGTTGTTCAGCCGTGGAACCGACGGCCGGCGGCGATCGCCCATGCCGATCGGCTCGCTCATTCGATCGGCTTCGACATGGTGCAGGCAGGCTGGGAGCCAACGGTCGACAATTATCTTGGACGCGTGACTAAAGCGCATATCCTTGAGGCGGTCCGCGAGGCGAACGGCGAGCAGTCGAGCGAGCTCATAGATCACCTGAAGAAGCAGGATATGGCGCGTGAAGCCGCGCGGCTACTGAAGGGTAGCGGATGGCTTCCCGAACCGCTTCGGCTCGCTGTCGATAACATCCCGATCGGCGACGCCATTACCACGACTGACGCCATCATCGAGGACGATCCTTCCGAGGGCGCCACGGTTGAACTTCCGGCATTCCCGACCGAAGACGTGCATGCCGAAGAGGCGTCCCCCGACACCCACGCAGACGAGCACCAAGACATCGCCGCTGCAGAGTAA
- a CDS encoding aldolase: MAHELKRPQTAPATLRNIDFDRQEIWQARVDLAACLRAAARYGLEEGICNHFSALVPGHHDLFLVNRLGWAFEETTASSLLICDFDGNVVSGDGEPEATAFFIHARLHRMAPRIGAAFHTHMPNATALSMIEGEPLVWAGQTALKFYGRTVVDEDYNGLALDEREGDRLASVLGDKDILFMKNHGVMVCAPNIAEAWDDLYYLERAAEVQLKAMSTGRPLLPVHPEIAAATAKQMREGDPESARLHLESLKRRLDVKSPDYKL, translated from the coding sequence ATGGCCCATGAGCTTAAACGCCCGCAGACAGCACCGGCAACCCTGCGAAATATCGACTTCGACAGGCAAGAGATCTGGCAGGCGCGTGTGGACTTAGCTGCTTGTCTGCGGGCGGCGGCCCGGTATGGTCTGGAAGAGGGGATCTGCAATCACTTCTCGGCGCTCGTGCCGGGACATCACGATCTCTTCCTCGTCAACCGGCTCGGCTGGGCTTTCGAGGAGACGACAGCGTCCAGCCTGCTGATCTGCGATTTCGATGGCAATGTCGTTTCCGGCGATGGCGAACCGGAGGCGACGGCTTTCTTTATTCATGCCCGGCTGCACAGGATGGCGCCGCGTATTGGCGCGGCATTCCATACCCACATGCCGAACGCGACAGCGCTCAGCATGATCGAGGGCGAGCCGCTGGTCTGGGCCGGGCAGACCGCGCTGAAGTTTTACGGTCGCACGGTGGTTGACGAAGACTATAACGGTCTTGCGCTCGATGAACGGGAAGGGGATCGTTTGGCGAGCGTTCTCGGCGACAAGGATATTCTCTTTATGAAAAACCACGGCGTCATGGTCTGCGCACCGAACATCGCGGAAGCCTGGGACGATCTTTATTATCTCGAGCGGGCGGCGGAGGTGCAGTTGAAGGCGATGAGCACGGGGCGGCCTCTATTGCCCGTCCATCCCGAAATCGCGGCTGCGACCGCCAAACAGATGCGGGAGGGCGATCCGGAAAGCGCGCGCCTGCATCTGGAAAGCCTCAAGCGCAGGCTCGACGTCAAATCCCCGGACTACAAACTTTGA